The Caldalkalibacillus salinus genome includes a region encoding these proteins:
- a CDS encoding helix-turn-helix domain-containing protein: protein MSEDKDILTANEVAEALEISPDKVKEWAKNGDIPGAKIGKEWRFSKRKLVEWFEQHQSEE, encoded by the coding sequence TTGTCTGAAGATAAAGATATACTGACTGCAAATGAAGTAGCCGAGGCGCTTGAAATCAGCCCAGATAAAGTGAAAGAGTGGGCTAAGAATGGCGATATACCAGGGGCTAAGATTGGCAAGGAGTGGCGTTTTTCTAAGAGAAAACTCGTTGAATGGTTTGAACAACATCAAAGTGAAGAGTAA